A window of Anas acuta chromosome 5, bAnaAcu1.1, whole genome shotgun sequence genomic DNA:
TGAAATGTAAATAAGGACAACATGATAAAACACCATGTACACACCTGTTTTGCTCTGAATAAATCTTTGTGTGCCCAAATTGACAAAAATTATCCTTCATGTAAATTACATGTATTATATTCCTTAAGTATATGATGAACTGCGGTTAACATTTTATCCTGTAATTGCATGGTTTTGTTGCTTCAGGAGTTAATATTTGTGGCTATGTGGGGGGAAAACTGCATTAtggaaaaatatacagaattttaaaaggcaaaggGGAGGACTGGGTGGGAGTAATTTCATAACTTTCAGTGTACAACTAACTCTTACACACAGCATTGTCACAAATAGCTTGTGTCCAATTGCTCTCACTATAGGAGGTAGTGTTATACTTGCTATACAAGTAAAGTTTCAAATTCCAAGTTGTGTTAACATCCTGGACCTGGAGTTTGCTCATAGTGATAAGAGGACCCATCTGTTGTAGTTGCATGTACTTTTAGCATGAGTTTGTGCATTACCCAGTGGCTAACAGATGTCTAAAGTGATTCAAGGCTAATTACatatagacatttttttttcagtttctgaaaataaCTGTTCTGTGTTAAGAGGTAATAAACTTGGGTGGGGATATATACCAAGGAACCGAATTCTGAAGAGCAATTTGAGCAAGCTAATTCTggaattttttaattaaaaaaaaaaaggtatggtCTCTAGGCTTTATAAAAATGGTATAGTCTCTAGAAGAACAAGCTCTGTTGACAGCCACAAGAACTAGAAACTTAACTTGAAAAAACAGGGTAACTGGCATTCTCAATTGCATGTCTCTGCAAATGTCTTTAGATGAAGCTAACTTCTGGATTTAgcatagcaaaacaaaactttataaAAGGCTAATAGAAGTaatctgcattttcaaaaactTAAGATAATTCTTAGTCATTATAGAAGGTTGACTTAAAATACTGCAGTACTGGAATCACTTAACCTTTGTCTAGTGCTTGAGAAATCAGAGTGCTGAAAGTAATCTTGAATGCAACTTTTAACTggtgaaaggaaataaagatttCAAAACAAGTATGTACAACAGTAAAAAGTGATGGGGCTCACACTGATAAGTTGTATTTTCTAAATGTACTCCTTGCTGATACTCAAGTATTTCCAGTAGCACATTTAATAGTTCTGTTGCATGGCTACATCTTGCACTATGgctaaaatgaataaatgcacTAGAATGCACTCGGTGGGTAGTCTTTTGCATGAGGAAGGGAGTACAGAGAAGTGAAAGTAAAAGGAAGGACCGTCTGTTGTGGtaggcaaaatatatatataactgatCTGCATTCTACactaaaagtattttctttgcttagAAATAAGGAATAGAAGAAATTGCATACTTTTACTTTCAATTAAGAAAAGGAACAGTAACATTTTTGAAGTGCTCTTTAGGAAAGCAACTgctttttcaggcttttgtAAGTTAGAAACTTTACTGAAAACTTgatgaaatgcagtttttaacTTGACAGAAGTTAATACCAACATAAGAGTGCTTTACTATTTATAGTAGATGACTTCATAGAATAAAGGGAAGCAGTCTTACTCCTGGGTatctattttcagttttgacaGCTATTGGAGGTACTGCGGATGGTGAACCTTGTCACTTCCCCTTTTTGTTCATGGAGAAGGAGTATGCAGAGTGCACTGCAGATGGGAGGGAAGATGGCAGGCTTTGGTGTGCAACAACCTATGATTACAAGAAAGATCAAAAGTGGGGCTTCTGTGAAAGTAAGTAACCTGATGTCTTTGTTCTTGTCCAAGGAATGGTTTCTTAACTCAGTGTTCTCATACCTCCTTATGTCCCCTATTAAAAGGTCTAGAAGTCCTGGTCATGTATTAACGGTCACCTTGTATAAGAAATGATAAAGGCAAAGCTCTCATGGTGGGAAATATTGGAAAAGATCATAATGCAAATGCAACTTACAAAGCTTTGGGGAAATCTTGCAGTGGAGACACCTGTAAAACTCACTTTCAGAGGCTGTAGAAGTGTAGGGGTTTGGCAGTGTTCCACATTATACTTGCTGATTTGTTGTACACAGGCGACAGTTTCCTAGAAAACATTCTCCTGAAGGAGGACCTTTCTTCTTTGCACATCTTGCTTTGGAGCAATGAAAGGAATGCTTTAACAACAAACTTGTATGAGAGAGGTCACATGGGAAGAAACCATCTCCCAAGATAATCAATGACTCCTTTACATAGCTTTTAATCACATGGGGTTGCTTATTGGTATTCAGAAACACCATTTTGGTTGTATTTACCCTTGGAACAAATAGGGTTTTTGAACAGATAGTCTTGAAGATGTGTAATTGGAGATCTTAATGTTTTGGggttattgttttttttaaaagctgaagagCAGTCTAATAAGCGAAGGCAAATGCAAGAAGCTGAGGATGTCTATCAGACCGGAATGAAAATCCTTAATGAAAGCAGTAAAAAGGCTCAGAAGAAAGAGTAAGTCCACCCTCTCCATTCCCAGATGAGAATGACTACATAGCTGATCAGTTTGACTTAACTAAGAACCAACCTAAATGAGATTTCCTGAGACTTCCCCCACTTTATGGAACTTAGCATCATGTTAGGCAGTGATGGTACTGAAAATTAATTGTGATTTGAGggcatttagaaagaaaacttgtttgctttcctctaACTACACAAACTATGCATTTCTGAAGTGGGTGTCTTCAAAACAGTTTAATGCAAGGTGGTGCTGCAGTTTTCTAGCTACATCTAAATGTGGAAGCCATGTTGAAAGAAACTAAGAATGTGATAAGAGGTAATTGACATGCCCCTTTTCATGTTTCTTACAgtcttttcattctgtttcaaaGGTGAATGAGCAGGAAAGATAAGCATTTCTTATCCTGCTCTGTTTTTGCTCTTGCTTTCTGATGGTCTCAGcagaaaaatagcattaaaCCTATTCTCAATAAATGTAATAATTAGCATTGTGTGAGAGAAAAGGGTAATGCATGTTGAAGAAATCAAAGCAAAGagtagaaagaaatgaatgttCTATTCATTCTGGTCTTTTTACTTTCTACTCTGTAATATAACCAATTGTTGGTGAAATAGTTGTCAGTTACTACAATTAATAGTAGCTAACTTAGAACCTCCTGGTAGTCATGTTTATAACTTCATCAGCAAGTGGTGACTTCAGGGTAGTGATTATTCTGTAAGCATTATTACCATGTAAATTCCTTGGTCAAGATAAGGAGGCATATTCCTACTTTATGTATCAGGAAGCTGAATGACAGCTAGAGGCTGTCTATCACACCTTGGCTAAGATAAAAAGGAGCCAGCCACTCTTACAATCTGGCtagtattttttctaaaaaagacTTTCAAAAATTCATAGACTATTTTATACTATAAGTACTCTTGAACACATTGCATTTTCTTAGAAGATCAAATCATGTGAGGAACCAAGTGTGCTTCAGCTTGTACCTAAAGAaagtgaagaggaagaaaaacaagtctcaaaacagaaagcaagagaaataaagaaaaatattggcaTATTATCAAAGGCCTGTGACAAATCAAACTGAAGCATGTTATATATTGTGTTTGAGGTCACAGTTTTTGAAATTGCTGTGAAATTACTTTTCTAAGTTCTGAGGTTGAAATAGAAACAAGAGTTTCCAGAGAACTTTCTCATAGTTAACATGATGGTTTCATCACAAAACTAATTACATATGCAGTTGTCTTGGACCAAATGTTTAGTATTTTCACCTGAATGACTTTGTACTAAGAGACTCCATAGTCTTTCAGGCTTCTTTTAAATGGCTGTGTTCTGTGAAGGTGTTATAGGTAGTCCTACTAGATATCTAATACAGGACTTAAAACTGCTGCTACAAAAATGCGATTATTTGACCTTAAACTTTTAATGTACTTTGCAGGAGAGGAAATGAATATTGCTTTGCATGTGGAATAAAGTGAACATTAAAATCTGGTTTGTCTATTAACTAAATCATATGAGCAGTTCCATGGTATAGACAATTCACAGCTGGAACAAATGACTGTAGATGCATTTGTAGaaaacaggtttaaaaaaaaaatatccaccCCCACTCCAAATCTTTTTGGGTTTATGAATGGAACCTGTTGGTTTGCTTCAAGGTGACtcaaattcttttcctttaagaGCATATCAGTATCTCCTGAAAGCAGCTGACATGAATCATACAAAAGCAATGGAGAAAGTCTCTTATGCTTTACTGTTTGGGGATTATCTGAAGCAGAACATACAGTCATCGaaagaattatttgaaaaactAACAGAAGAAGGTTCTCCCAAAGGACAAATGGTATGTATGTCCTTAAATTCTATAGAAGTCTCTTAGATTTATAAATTGGCTTATAGATTGTACTTGTTTTAGATTGGTTATATAGATTGTTCTTCCATCTAGATCAGATAAGAATGATGAGCAGCACCTGTTCCCTggttaaaaaagataaaagggtGCTGCTTTTTAAGTTGTCTGAAAACCAGATGTTTTACATCAATTTACATCAAGTTTGGAGTTtattcaggaaatatttttttattactagtGCTTGCCTAAATATTTCTTAATCCTGACTACACATTGGCTTTACCTCTGTAAATTTCATCAGTTCCTTTGGTTCAAAGATTGTTCCCCAAATGCTGCTAGCCTTACAGAGGGTGCAAGAACAAATTACAAAAGCTGTGTAAAGGAACAGCTTCTGTTTGTATGGTtatgaagtaaatatttttggaagtaCAAGGTAAACAAATGGAAACAGGTTCTCTCTTCTAGTTTTAAAAAGTAGTATTAAAGTATTAAACTATCAGTAATAGTGTTATTGTGGTCTCTGCTTAGTTTATTGTTATATGACTGACTAGACTTGAGGTTTAAATCAAACCAGGTGGATACAGGTGAATGTAGCCTACAAATCTGCTCTGAAACTGTCAATTTTTTGTGGTTTGTGTGGGATTTCAGATACTGTAGCTTTTCATCTGCAGTTTTATGGCAGGTGGTAGATGTTTATAATCTAAAAAGTAATAAACTCTAAGACTCTTGGAAGCTGTTTAGTGGAACAGAACTCCCTTTGTATGTGTGCCTTTTAATGTTAGGGAATTGTTCATGTGGACTTGTTCATAGGTAATGTTGTAAAACATGGCTATTGTCCATTTGTGTCAGTATTTGCATAAACTTATTTACCActtgaatttgtttttgaagtgtCAGCTTCTTTAGGAGTTACATAGTTTCAGTTCTTAGACTTTCAAGTCTCTTGCTGTTACATGTTTGATGTTGGAGCAACAATTTACAGTAGAAAGGAGTGTTGTTTCTAGACTTGATCTTAATAAAAACTTGAGTTTTATTGGTCTAGAATTCAGTACAGTCTGCatgagatgtttttttctgtgctttcagaatTGCTTGGAATAGTCTTAGTGCATCATGCAATATGAACACCTTCATATGCACTGTATCTGCTGTGCCACTAGTTTGAGTCACACAGCTGTAACAGGTGTTAGAGAGAGCAGTACTTATGTAAAttctaagaataaaaataacttctgaaaaaacTTTAGCCAAGCAGCTCTTGTTACTCTAACTGCTTATTCTTATGGTCATAAAATGCATCTAATTCATGTCAGAACAGATGCAAAAATACTAAATTCATAGGATCTTTCAAACAGCAAATCAAATAACAAAACTCTTCCCTAGAAGTTCATGGTTAGTGTTTCTTCTCACTGGTGTATGAGACAAGGTGCATACTTAACTCATACTCAAGGTGTCTTTAAACTGGGGTGCTCTTACCGTTCAGTATCTCTGGATCTACAGCAGGTATGTAGGGAAGTAGCAGTTCTTTGTATTTGGTACACTAAACTAAAATGTGGTGAGATATGTTTATGGTAGTGTTCTAGGTAGCTAGCAACTTAGTAACCCTATATTCAGAAATAGGAAGGGAAGGGCCTTGGTATGGGAAACACCTAAGTGCAGATAGAGCTTGGCATGTGCTCTGcagctttgaattttatttctttatttttatgtatgccAGGAATAGCTAATCCTGTAGTTTTTGAAGAATGTGCTGactaatgttattttttatttctaggctCTTGGTTTTCTGTATGCATCTGGTCTAGGAGTCAATTCTAGTCAAGCtaaggtaaaataaaagcatatgcTGAAGGTTTTTGTTATCTTGGGAGGCAGATGTTAAGTAACCAgtgatttgtgtttgtttatcaAGGCCCTGGTCTATTACACTTTCGGAGCTTTAGGAGGAAATCTGATAGCCCATATGATCTTGGTAAGTAAGATTTCCTAGTTAATTTCTTGTATGTGTAAAGTCATtattctttcccctttttaaactcttaaaaatatttatttaaaaattagatCGTGCATCCATTAAGTGGGCAATAGTATATTCCACATTGTTTCATCTTAATTTAAGGAGAAGTCTGCTCATTATAAGCTGTATACCACCATGGATTTAAATGGACTGTTTATATCCTTTTTGACTTAAAGCAGAAGTGTCCACTGGTTTAATTTCTGTAGGCTGTAAACCTTTAATTTTTGTAgcttaaaactgaaatatttacagacaATGCTGGTTTAGTCAGTGTGGTATTTAAGATAATGCACTGTGTATGAGTAGGAAGGcattcttttaaattttcatcATAAGTTTCAGCCTGTTTTTCTCTCAGCAATATCTGAGTTTTATTGCATATACTTTAACCTTTAATGGTATCAGTCAGCTGATTTTAATGCAGGTAGAATGGCCTTCATTTTGTCTGCTGTCCTATTAAAACTTGCTCAAGTAATGTGAATTTTTTTGTAACCTGGCAAGTAGTGTGTTGTCAAATAAGTCCCATACTTCTCGTATTTTCTTTCTAGGGTTACCGGTACTGGGCTGGGATAGGAGTCCTTCAAAGCTGTGAATCTGCTCTCACTCACTACCGACTTGTAGCTAATCATGGTAAAAACTTTTTTACTAGTCTAATATTTTTGAATGATACAGAAATGCCTAGAAAGTCTCCTTGTGTCAACATTAGAAGTGCGAAAATAGTATTCCTGCTACTGAGTTAATTGTTTGGGTCTGAATTATATGCCTTTTAATCTCTATTTATAGAAATACACTTAAATTACTTTAGCATTCATTAagaattctttctgaaaaagttTGAAGCTCTGTAGAAattaaagtttttcttttgtttattgtttggttgtttttacaAAGTTGTGGTGTACTATTTATATTGAACAAAGCTGCCTGGAAATTTTATGAATCTGTTTTCCAGTTGCTAGTGACATATCATTGACTGGTGGCACAGTGGTTCAGCGAATTCGCTTAGCAGATGAAGTAGAAAATCCAGGAATGGCAAGTGGAATGCTGGAAGAAGACTTGATTCAGTATTACCAGTTTTTAGCAGAGAAAGGAGATGTACAAGCACAGGTACAACTAAGGTTATTTGATGGTTTGCAGAGGCTTGGGTAATTGCAGGAATAGctttatgaaatacagaaagatatTGGAGCTTTAGCTTTCAGTTACTTAGCACTCAGGTTGATTTATATTTCCAGATTAGTTTTTatgagaatcacagaactggaggggttggaagggacctcaaaagatcatcaggtccaaccccccttaAGAAGGcttattttaatatgtttaagGTACACCTTTGGGAGAAAATGTAATtctttgtggaaaataaatccaaaatattACCACTTCTGTATCTTAGAAAAGGTGTTGGTGTTCACTAGATAGAAACCAGTCAGACTAGGTAAGAGTTTCAGATGATGCGGAGGATGCCTTGATCAAAAGAACTGGCACTGCCAGCAGACctaaatttctcttttctttgcatGATTTCTGCATGCTGCAAGCTAGAACTCTTAATGCAGAAGGACTAGAGGGCGCTAATAACAGGCAAATTGTCATGATTTAGCTTAGGCAGATGTGACTTGAGAATTAGGTAGAAGTTAATCTTTATTTTGCATCTAGGACTATCACATAACTTTAAGATAAATTTCCACTTTGTCAGAGtaatgtggggaaaaaacaaagactGTACTGTAGCTATTGAAGCAGATCTATGACTTCAGACTTActgtaaactttatttttaggttGGTCTTGGACAATTGCACTTGcatggaggaagaggagtaGAGCAAAATCATCAGGTAGCTTTTCTGTATGtctgtgtgtggggggaatGTAGCAAAGACTGCAATGAAGCAGAAGCATTTAAGATTTATCATAAGGTAGTTAACATAATCCATACATCAAAAATTAATCTTTGTGATTAGTACATCGAGCAGATTTTCTTACACAGTTAAAGACtaatgcttttataaatgaagaattaaaaaaagacttGCTTTTCATTAAGTGGTATGCGAAACTGGCTGAGCTTTTGCACGTGTAGTAGGATCTTCATGATGCACACATGTTAGAGATGATTTCTAGCTCCTGACTTGTAAGAACAGTATACTTCGGTagccaaaacaaaactttaaatgCTAAAGATACTAAATctgcttagaaaataaaacttctgctGATGTAAGCTAACCTTAGCTTCTATTTAGAGAAGTTAAAGTAATTAACCTCTTCAAATATGTACTGGAAAATGGAGATCTGAGGATTACTGCCAACCAGGAATGATTTAACAGCCATCACCTTTAAAATACCTTAAAACAGCCGCTTTGTACAGGTTCAGAGATAAGTGGTCAGAATGAGTGCATGCAAGCTTTGTGTAAAACTGGAACAGGAACTTCTAGATATCCTGTCTTCCAAACAGAATTTGGAGGTACAATAAGGTAATAAGATTCACCTGTGTAGCTTGTAAGTAGTagcagttttgttctttttcttgcttttttctcaTCTGCCTTTTGGAATACACTGAGAGGAATTGCTGTTCAATATTCAGACTATATATAAAGTGGGGAGCTGCATTACTTATACTGAGTTAGTTGGGACTGATGAGCGTTTTTGTATCCCAGCCTGATAACTTGACAAGCCATCTACTCATGCTGTATTTGCAAGAAAAGATACTCAAATCATATGTCAAGGTTGCTAAAATACTACTTTTCCTTTCTATAGCGAGCATTTGAGTACTTCAATCAAGCAGCTAATGCTGGTAACTCACATGCCATGGCCTTTCTGGGAAAGGTAAGATGTAAGCACTCTCAAAAGTAAGCAAATTGATCGTGTTTCAACAGAAAAAGATATTTCCTATTTACTAATCTCTGGTAGAGAGATCAGAAAGGGTTGTCAGCTACCTTCACCCTGTGAAGAGTCTAATCTTTATTACTCTACTTTAGTATGTGCTAAGGTTAGGCTGCAATATGTAGCAGTGCCAGCTTATCTCTTTGAGGCTGTCACTGCAGTAAAGGACGCAAAACTCATGTGCTTggagcatgaaaaaaatgtagtatgCTGGTCAAGGCACTTAACATGAAAAATTGTGGTTTCCTACTTTCTGGACTTCTGGGATAAGGGTCTGGCAACAATTGTCTTTGATgaatagtattttaaatgttaatacaGTTTGGCTTCCAATGATCTCAGGATTTTTTGCCTGATTGTGTTCTTTACTCCACGGTGGTACAACTCAGAAGTGAAGGATATTACCACtcaaattttttaattttctgggcAATTAATTCTCCATTGGAAGCTAATCCCTCTGAATCTCAAATTTACAGCATAGGGACATGTCTTCTGCTTTGGtgcaatgtatttattttgtaaaataatagCTAGAATTGTCTAATGCTACAATGCTTTATCTCTACAGTGAATTGACTTGGTGTTCATCAATAAtgcctttttccttcagatgtACTCAGAAGGAAGTGATGTTGTACCTCAGAGCAATGAAACAGCTCTTCAGTATTTCAAGAAAGCTGCTGATATGGTATGATTATCTGTTAGCTGGAAATACAACAAATGCGCTATAAGATTTGATTTGATTAGCAGTACAAATGCTTCTTTGTGCACTTCAATGTGCATACCTGCACTTCTATCCCAGATTAGCTTGTAACTAAATCTTCCCCTTCAAAGATTCTGTAGGCTGCCTCCAGTTTTGGTCATGGATCTCTTCACTTGCTTATTTCCTACATTTACTAAGGGTTTCTGATGTGCCACATTGCCTGTCCTGATACTGAAGGAATACAATGGTACATATTTCTACAGGGGTGCTAGTCAATAATAACAGCCCACAGGCAGCTACCTGTCTGCCCTAACAGATTCTTAAATTGGTTGTTTCTGGAGTTTCTGTAGCATCCAGAACACtgcaaacttgaaaaaaataaagctaagtTATTAATGCCCCAACTTTCTGTGAGTAAGTGTTCTACATCACATGCAACACTTTCAAAGTACACAGACTATCATAACTAGCATTGAAAGCTTTCTTCCCCATAGTAATCACCTGTGTGGTcagtaaataaatactgaagatGCTATTTTCTCCTTAAATAACCATTGCTTAATAGATTGGCTTTGCatttttgctcttctctccagcacTATTAGTATTATTGTTGTTAATAAGGTAGCAATTGGAATATATAGCTGTAGATTTTGACTTTCTTTTCAGGagtattttcctgtttcaggGTAATCCAGTTGGGCAGAGTGGATTAGGAATGGCTTACTTGTATGGAAGAGGTGTTCCAGTGGTAAGCTTTTGATGGTCATCTTTCTAATTCTAGCTGATTGTGCAACTTGTCTACAAGCTTTTCATCTGGAGGAAAATACTGTAGAAGACTTATGAACTATTTTGTACTGCAAACTTCATGAAGAAATGTAATAAATCACTCTGGAGTTAACAGCTATTAAATGCTGAGTTTCTTCtaacaaatttgaaaatactgctgaagctgttagaaaagcagagcaaagtAAATCTTTAGCTGAGGTTTTATACTTTCACAAGAAAAATTGAAGCTAGCAGGTCGTAACTGCCCCAATTTTGTCTCTTGTGAGACTGGAGGAACACTTTGGAAAAGCAACATGACAAATGAACTAATTAAAAGTTTCAATGTGAAGGGTTTTTATCAGATGCTTTATAATTAGCTATATAAACAGATATTCAAACAGTTGAATTAACAAAAGTTGAGGAAAGGAGtcaattgctttaaaaacagagcaagacATTGGTTTGGCTAATTAAAACTATTTGTTGTAATTCTGTATGTGAATGCTAGCTTTCAGAGTAGCCAGTAGTGattacagaatggttgaggttggcagggacctctgaagtcatctggtccagcctCCACTCAAACCGgtgcacccagagcaggttgcctgGGACCATGTCTAGGCagcttttgagtatctccaaggaggCAGACTCCACagtctctgagcaacctgttcaATTTTTCAGAGTACATCTAGCATgtcttttgtttattattatgatGTAGGTCTATAGATATTTCATTTTGCACATAGACATGTTCTTTCTTTACTTAAATTGTGCTGTATTGCAAAGCTCTAATGACTGGACCCAATCTTCCTGCAGAACTATGAGCTAGCACTGAAGTATTTCCAGAAGGCTGCAGAACAGGGATGGGTTGATGGACAACTTCAACTAGGTTCCATGTATTACAGTAAGTGGCATCAAAATGATGATTCGCAAAGTATAAACAACTGCCTTTTCAGTAACTGTTCGCTAGGTGGCGTTAGAAGCACGGACATACTGCATGCGGAGTTGTTACTGCACAGcgtttatattttattctatcTGCTTTTTCCCTAACAATTTGATAACACCTTtctgtaatactttttttttgaaagcttttttttgaGATACTTTTTTTGTACTATATTTTATACAACCTTGCTTGTTATGAGAAATGAATAGCATTGACTCGATCTTTTTTTTAGATGGTATTGGAGTCAAGAGAGACTATAAAcaagctttgaaatattttaatttggcCTCCCAGGGTGGCCATATTCTGGCTTTTTATAATCTGGCTCAGATGCATGCTACTGGCACTGGGGTGATGCGATCCTGTCATACTGCTGTTGAGGTAAGGTCATCCATTTATAAAAGTCAAATGTTAATTTGCAAATGATTGGATATGACCATGTCAGCTTACATAAGAAATCTGTCTTAGTTAAAATCCGTTGGTGACTGCAGAGCCAAGGCTGTAATAAGGAAAAGTGATATATTATTGACAACCTTTGTATCTcatgagaaaaatctttaaTCTTTCTTGTTCTGGTATGGCAAGTTGGTAATAGTTttcttagctttaaaaaaaaaaaaaaaacagaaggatgTAGTACAAAGCAAACCTAAATTTTTTATTAGTACTGAATTATTTGTATAGATGTGATTTCAAGTGTTACATTTAAGCTGAGAAATAGAAAGCTGTTAGAAAGCTCATTAATCATTACTTTGAGTAAGCATCTGAATCTTGGCATGTTTGCTTAGTAACTGATACCTTAAAGTAAGTTTGTCTTAGGTAATGTGTTTGTGTATTGagctttttctgtgaaatgcaaaTACTGGGAACAGGTGTTCAAATGTTAAGGCTTACCTCCTACAAAAAAGGCTTATGTCAAGGCTTACCTACTTTTTTAGTTCATGCCAAAAAAAATTCTCAATTTCTGGAGTTCCTGACaacctgctttcttttcctccgTAGTTGTTTAAGAACGTTTGTGAACGGGGACGCTGGTCTGAAAGACTTATGACTGCGTACAACAGCTATAAAGATGGTGATTCAAATTCTGCTGTTGTTCAGTATCTTCTTTTGGCAGA
This region includes:
- the SEL1L gene encoding protein sel-1 homolog 1 isoform X1, whose amino-acid sequence is MGRLRLLLLLLGAAALGAAALAAADEEGNQDESLEPKTLAAEDQVKDHSTGTRVVAGQIFLESGKSDPQSEDEENFHSQEEEKENSLEELNSLEMSNLLNKELEEAEIQSPVLTAIGGTADGEPCHFPFLFMEKEYAECTADGREDGRLWCATTYDYKKDQKWGFCETEEQSNKRRQMQEAEDVYQTGMKILNESSKKAQKKEAYQYLLKAADMNHTKAMEKVSYALLFGDYLKQNIQSSKELFEKLTEEGSPKGQMALGFLYASGLGVNSSQAKALVYYTFGALGGNLIAHMILGYRYWAGIGVLQSCESALTHYRLVANHVASDISLTGGTVVQRIRLADEVENPGMASGMLEEDLIQYYQFLAEKGDVQAQVGLGQLHLHGGRGVEQNHQRAFEYFNQAANAGNSHAMAFLGKMYSEGSDVVPQSNETALQYFKKAADMGNPVGQSGLGMAYLYGRGVPVNYELALKYFQKAAEQGWVDGQLQLGSMYYNGIGVKRDYKQALKYFNLASQGGHILAFYNLAQMHATGTGVMRSCHTAVELFKNVCERGRWSERLMTAYNSYKDGDSNSAVVQYLLLAEQGYEVAQSNAAFILDQKEASIVGENETYPRALLHWNRAASQGYTVARIKLGDYHFYGFGTDVDYETAFIHYRLASEQQHSAQAMFNLGYMHEKGLGIKQDIHLAKRFYDMAAEASPDAQVPVFLALCKLGVIYSVQYVREINIREVFSHIDMDQLLGPEWDLYLMTIITLLLGTIIAYRQRQHQAIPRPAGLRPAVPQQEPPPEHQPPQ
- the SEL1L gene encoding protein sel-1 homolog 1 isoform X2 produces the protein MGRLRLLLLLLGAAALGAAALAAADEEGNQDESLEPKTLAAEDQVKDHSTGTRVVAGQIFLESGKSDPQSEDEENFHSQEEEKENSLEELNSLEMSNLLNKELEEAEIQSPVLTAIGGTADGEPCHFPFLFMEKEYAECTADGREDGRLWCATTYDYKKDQKWGFCETEEQSNKRRQMQEAEDVYQTGMKILNESSKKAQKKEAYQYLLKAADMNHTKAMEKVSYALLFGDYLKQNIQSSKELFEKLTEEGSPKGQMALGFLYASGLGVNSSQAKALVYYTFGALGGNLIAHMILGYRYWAGIGVLQSCESALTHYRLVANHVASDISLTGGTVVQRIRLADEVENPGMASGMLEEDLIQYYQFLAEKGDVQAQVGLGQLHLHGGRGVEQNHQRAFEYFNQAANAGNSHAMAFLGKMYSEGSDVVPQSNETALQYFKKAADMGNPVGQSGLGMAYLYGRGVPVNYELALKYFQKAAEQGWVDGQLQLGSMYYNGIGVKRDYKQALKYFNLASQGGHILAFYNLAQMHATGTGVMRSCHTAVELFKNVCERGRWSERLMTAYNSYKDGDSNSAVVQYLLLAEQGYEVAQSNAAFILDQKASIVGENETYPRALLHWNRAASQGYTVARIKLGDYHFYGFGTDVDYETAFIHYRLASEQQHSAQAMFNLGYMHEKGLGIKQDIHLAKRFYDMAAEASPDAQVPVFLALCKLGVIYSVQYVREINIREVFSHIDMDQLLGPEWDLYLMTIITLLLGTIIAYRQRQHQAIPRPAGLRPAVPQQEPPPEHQPPQ